The nucleotide sequence GGGCGTGCTGGAATTCACCCAGGACATCACCGACGACTACCAAAAAGTCGTCGATTTCCAGCGCATCATCATCGCCACCTCGCTTATGTCCTCGTTTTTGCTTTTCGTCATGCTGCGCATCATCATCAGCCGGGCCGGACGCATCAACGCCCAGCGCATCGCCGACCGGGAGCGCCTGGAACGCGAACTCCAGCAACAGGAAAAGCTCGCCGGCATGGGCCGCATGGTGGCCGGCATCGCCCACGAAATCCGAAACCCCCTGGGCATCATCCGCTCCACAGCCGAACTGCTCCTCAAGCGGGCCAAGGACGCCGACCCGGCCAACGCCCGGCTGCTCTCAGCCATCTTCGACGAATCCAAGCGCCTGTCCAAGACCGTGGGCGACTTCCTGGACTACGCCCGGCCGAAAAACCCGCGCCAGGACGAGGTCGATCTGGCCCTTATCTGCGACCAGGCGCTGACCTTCCTCGAAGCCAAGTGCGAGGAACTCGGCATCGTCGTCAGCCGCGACTACGCCCCGGGGCTCACCGTTCGCGGCGACAAGGATCTCCTCTACCGGGCCGTCTACAACGTGCTTTCCAACGCCCTGGACGCCATGGCCGAGGACAAGGAGAAAGTTCGCGACCCGGCCCTGGCCGTGGCCGCGACCCGCGACGGCGACGAGCTGACGCTGACCATCGCCGACACCGGCCCCGGCTTTTGCCCGGACAACAAGGACCGCGTGCTGGACCCGTTTTTCACCACCAAGGACGCCGGCACAGGCCTGGGACTGGCCATCGTGCGCACCATCGTGGAAAGCCACAATGCCGCCCTGGCCCTGGACAATGCCCCCGAAGGCGGCGCCCGGGTGACGATGACGTTTACGGCGGCTTAGGTTTTGAAGAGAAGATGCCTCCGGCGTCTGGGGGCCTGAGGCCCCCAGACCCCCCATCCAACGAGAAGAGCCACCATGCCCAGCCAGATTTTGATTTTAGACGACGAGAAGAACTATCTCCTCATCCTGGAGACCATGCTCGGCGACGCCGGCTATGCCGTCACCGCCCTGGACGACCCGGAGACCGGCCTGGCCTTCCTGGACGAATCGGAAGTGGACGTGGTCATCACGGACATGAAGATGCCCAAGGTCACGGGCCAGCAGGTGCTGGAGCACGTCAAGCGCAACTATCCCTATATCCCGGTCATCATCATGACCGCGTTCGGCAGCATCGAAGGCGCGGTGGAGGCCATGCGCATCGGGGCCTTTGACTACATCGCCAAGCCCTTCGCCAACGACGAGCTGCTGCTGACCGTGGAAAAGGCCAGCCGTTTCGCCGCCGCCCAGCGCGAGAACATGCTGCTGCGCCAGTCCCTGGAAGACAAGTTCTCCTCGGAGAACATCATCGGCCGGGGCAAGGCCATGCAGCGGGTGCTGGAGATGATCGCCAAGGCCGCGCCCACCAAATCGACCGTGCTCATCACCGGCGAATCCGGCACCGGCAAGGAGCTTTTCGCCAAGGCCATCCACTACGCCTCGCCCCGCAAGGACGCGGCCTTTATCTCGGTCAACTGCATGGCCTTGGCCTCGGGAGTGCTGGAATCGGAACTGTTCGGCCACGAGAAAGGGTCGTTTACCGGCGCGGTGGCCCGCAAGCGCGGCCGTTTTGAAATGGCCCATCAGGGCACCATCTTTCTCGACGAGATCGGCGAACTCTCGCCCGAGCTCCAGGTCAAGCT is from Solidesulfovibrio magneticus RS-1 and encodes:
- a CDS encoding sensor histidine kinase, which produces MTTKLRKDDDQSLGFVKFLSWSSLALILLVNLFLSIFLSNYARQDVLAKQKEFALLLAENLNHQIYQRFTLPTVIGFGRVELSQPAQYDRLDKTVLSTIHSFHVSEVRIYDHDKRVSYSTDKELVGQSGYAGAAILEALEQGTSSFQVVTRAGMFGGIFDFSPKPDTVTLKTIYPLRTERSLVPGNPQGFIMGVLEFTQDITDDYQKVVDFQRIIIATSLMSSFLLFVMLRIIISRAGRINAQRIADRERLERELQQQEKLAGMGRMVAGIAHEIRNPLGIIRSTAELLLKRAKDADPANARLLSAIFDESKRLSKTVGDFLDYARPKNPRQDEVDLALICDQALTFLEAKCEELGIVVSRDYAPGLTVRGDKDLLYRAVYNVLSNALDAMAEDKEKVRDPALAVAATRDGDELTLTIADTGPGFCPDNKDRVLDPFFTTKDAGTGLGLAIVRTIVESHNAALALDNAPEGGARVTMTFTAA
- a CDS encoding sigma-54-dependent transcriptional regulator; this encodes MPSQILILDDEKNYLLILETMLGDAGYAVTALDDPETGLAFLDESEVDVVITDMKMPKVTGQQVLEHVKRNYPYIPVIIMTAFGSIEGAVEAMRIGAFDYIAKPFANDELLLTVEKASRFAAAQRENMLLRQSLEDKFSSENIIGRGKAMQRVLEMIAKAAPTKSTVLITGESGTGKELFAKAIHYASPRKDAAFISVNCMALASGVLESELFGHEKGSFTGAVARKRGRFEMAHQGTIFLDEIGELSPELQVKLLRVLQERKFERVGGSDPIEVDIRILAATNRNLAEAVAAGTFREDLYYRLNVVHIETPPLRERREDIPILAAHFLTRYSGENNKVFKGFSPEAMEYLTAYEWPGNVRQLQNVVERCVVLAASDVVQVEDLPTEIRDEESQYKSAVDLLPVTINLNDTLEKIEVALIRRALARSNFVQVKAAEMLEISKSLLQYKLKKYKLTGH